One Vicinamibacteria bacterium genomic window, GTTGCGGCCTCGACGCCACGATTCGAGATTCCCGCTTGGTGGCGCCGCGTCGGGAATGAGATCACGATGAGCCAACTCATGCGGTTCGAAAGCTCGGTCAAGCGAGATCCGGCCATCGAGGCTTGGATGCATCAGCATTCGGGTGAGTTGGGGAGGATCGCGAGTCGCTGGTTCGAGGTGATGCGCCATTGCGGAGACGATGTCCGAGAGTTATTGCACGATGGCCATCCGACCGTGTGTGTCGGCGATGCGGCATTTGCCTATGTCAACGCCTTCAAAGCTCACGTGAACGTCGGGTTCTTTCGTGGCGCCGAGATTGCCGATCCGGCGGGCCTGTTGGAAGGTACTGGCAAGTACATGCGCCACGTGAAACTCAGGCCCGAACGTGACGTCGATGCCGCGGCCCTGAGAAAGCTCATCGAAACGGCATACAGGGATATGAAGGGGCGCCTGAAGGCGGGGTAGCTCGTGCCGGGTTTCGTTAAAATGGGGTCCCTCTGATGACGCTGAACCGACGGACCTTTCTCGGCATCGCGGGCGGTTGTCTCGCGGCGGTCCGCTCCGACGCCCTCGCCCAGGTGCGCGCGAGTGTCGCGGCGGCGGCGAGCCGGAGCGCGCAGGAGCTGGCCCGCGACGAGGATTTCTGGTTCCAGGTTCGGCACGCCTTCACCATCGACCGGAATTCCATCAATTTGAACAGCGGGAGCGTCAGCCCGGCACCGCGCTCGGTACAAACCGCCATGCAGCAGTATTGGGACGTCACGAATATGAGTCCCTCTTATTACGTCGATGAGATGCTCGGACCTCGGGTCGAGGTCGTGCGCCGACGTCTAGCGGCCACCTTCGGATGCGACTCCGAAGAAATGGCAATCACCCGGAACACCAGCGAGTCGATGGAGATCCTTCAATTCGGCCTCGACCTCGCGCCAGGAGACGAAGTCCTCACGACGACCCAGGATTATCCGCGCATGGTCACGACCTGGCGCCAGCGCGAGAAGCGGGACGGCATCGTGCACCGGGCGGTTCCGTATCCCACACCACCCTCGAGCCTCGACGAGATCACGAGATCCATCGAGCAGGCCATCACGCCGCGCACGAAGGTCATCCTCGTCTGCCACGTCACCTACACCACCGGACAGATCTTTCCCGTCAGAGAAATCTGCCAGATGGCACGGCGGCGCGGCATCGAGACGTTCGTGGACGGTGCCCACGGCTTCGCCCACTTCCCCTTCACCCGGGACGATCTCGACTGCGACTATTACGGCACCAGCCTTCACAAATGGCTTCTCGCTCCCGTCGGCACCGGCTTCCTCTACGTGCGCAAAGAGAAGATTCCGAAGATCTGGCCTCTCATGAGCGCGCCCGACGACAGGCGCGGCGACATCCGCAAGTTCGAGGAGATCGGCACCCACCCCATCGCGCTCCGGGGCGCCGTTACCGAAGCGCTGACGTTTCACGACAGCCTCGGCGTCGGGCGAAAGGCAGCGCGCCTCCATTATCTGAGGCGGCGATGGACGGACCGGCTTCGCGATCTCCCGGGTGTCACCATCTGGAACGCGGACGAGCCGGAGCAAGCGGTGGGAATCGGAGCGATGAGCCTCGCGGGCATCGACGCTGAGAAGCTCACCCGATTCCTCGAAGCGAAGTACGGCATCCACGTAAGGCCGCGCTTCGTTGAGGACGAGTTTTCTTGCATACGAGTCACGCCGAACGTTTTTACGACGCTCGAGGAGATCGACTTGTTCTGCTCCGCCATCGAGGACGCGGCCCGTAACGGCGTCGCTGCCTGATATCGAGCTACCGGGCGTCGCCGTTTACGTCCTGCGCCGTCGAGCGTCTGCGGCCGCCAAACTTCCACGAGTTGCCGTTTCGGAAGATCACGTAACCCGAGCCCGGCTCGACCCTCGGATCCGCGAGCCAATCCTCCACTTGCTCTCGGGGGATGTAGGTCGTGGTGGGGGTCACCAGCTGATCGAAAGCGACGTGGTGAAAGAATCCGAGCTCGCGCTCGGCGATCCAGAGACTGTAGTCATGCAGCGGGAGCAGGGGGCGGAGGCCGCGGGGAGCTCCCCGGGGCCAGAGCCATCGCAAGAGCTTCGCATAGGCAAAGTAGGGAACCACGAGAGGCAAGGCCAGAGCGTACTTCGTGAGCCACCAGGGAAGTCTCGAGCTCACTCGTCTCAGCGGATCCACGAGGTAGCGAACGATCGCGTTTCCCTCCCAGGCGTAGACCCAGCAGTGAAACCGCCCCCCGGGTCGCGTATGACGGATCACCGAGGCGAAACCGGCCCCAGGATCGGTCAAGTGGTGGAGCACGCCGATGCAATAGACGACATCGAACTCCCCGAGCACCACCCGGGTGATGTCCCCGCGGTGGAGCTCGACTTGGCTCCCGGGGAAGTCCTTCAAGTTTCGTCGGGCCACGTCGAGAGTGTTCGCCAGCTCCACGCCGACCAGTCGCGCGGGGCCGAAGCCCGCCATGTGGTAGAGGAGCGAACCGTTTCCGAATCCGAGCTCGAGCACCGAGCTCCCGCGTACGGTCTCGGGATCGAGCGGCGCCAGCCAGTCCAGAAATTGAGCCCGGGTGTAGGCGGAGCCCTCGGGAAGACGATTCCACGACTCCGCGAAGGCTCTCGCCGTCTCGGTGTCGGGAGAAAGCTCGGTCGTCATTGAAAGGAGAGTGAGTCGTAACATACCGTCACGAAACGGGCAATCCGGAGTGCTATACTTTTCGTCCCATCGTGAACGCCCCCAGATCGTCGACGCTTCTCACGGTGTTGATCGTGGCGCTCATCGGCGTCCCCTTCTTGCTGCGACTGCCGCTTCTCGAGACGCGAGGGTTCAATCCCGACGAGCTCGAGCACCTCCACTTCGCGTATTGCGTGTCCAAAGGACTCGTGCCCTACCGGGACTACTTCGATCATCACACGCCCTGGCTCCACGTCTTCCTGTCGACTTTCTTCCGTTTCTACGACGTCGAGCGGATCCCGGACGAAGCTCTCGGCCTCATATTCCTGGCGAGGCGCTTCATATGGGTGTTCGCGGGCGCCACGCTCGCCGTGACGTTCGTTCTCGGAAGAGCCTTTCGAGATGCCCGCACGGGTCTCCTGGCCGCGCTCCTGCTCGGTAACGCCGCGTTCTTCTTGTCCAAGAGCCTCGAGGTGCGGCCGGCCGTTCCGGGGGCGGCTCTGCTCGTCGCCAGCGTGCATCTGGCGCTCGTCGGCGTGCGGAGGGCATCGGCCGATACCCGCGGCGCGGCTTTCCGCTTTCTGGCCAGCGGACTCGCCCTCGGCGCCGCCACGATGTTCACGCAGAAAGTGCTCTTCGTCGGCCCGGGCTTCGCGGCGGCCGCGATCTGGATGATCGTCGACCGCCGGCTCGGGATGCCCCTGCCGGCGCGCTTTCGCCTGGTAGCCGTGCAAGCGGCGGGATTCCTCGTCCCACTTGCCCTCACTCTCGCCTACTTCGCTTCTCGGAACGCGTTGTGGGCCTTCTTCGACTCGAATTTCCTCGTCAACACGCGGTGGCCGGGACTGGACGCCTGGGGGTTTCTCGCGGAGCTCGTCCGCCGCGATCCCGCCACCGTGATCCTGGGAGGCATCGGCACGATCCAAGCGATCGCGACGATGTTTCGCGCCCCGTCCGTCGCGCGACGAGCTCCCGCCGTGATCCTTCCCACTCTGTCGCTCATCGCGACGCTCCCCCTCCATCCGGCGATGTCCTACCAGCACTTTCTTCTCATCCTGCCCCTGTTCTCCCTGTTCGCTGCCTCGGCTCTCGTCGACGTCGCCGAGCTCACGGCGCGGCGCGTATTCGGAGGTTTCGTGTCGGCGGCGAACGGGCTTCTCGCGGTGACGGTCCTGGCGCTGAGCATCGTCCCGATGACGAGACTGCGCTCCGATTTCGACCGGGGAAACTGGGGAACGCTGCAGGGGATCGAGTACGTCCTCCGCAACTCGTCGCCCTGGGAGACGACATTCGACGGCTTCACCGGCCTCGGCCTCTTCCGCCCGCAAGCTTTCTTCCACCATTTTCAGCACCCTCATGTCTTCGCGCTGCAATCGGAAGCGGAGCACCGCGACATGCTCGAGGCGCTGAGAACCGGCCGGGCCATTCCCAAGATGATCTTCTGGAGCCACTACCTCCGGGATTCCGTGACCCCGGAGATCGCCGCCTTCCTCCAGAAAAACTACGTCGCCTCCGGCCTCGAGCCCATCCGGATTCGTCCGTTCGATAACGGAGTCGGTTTCTGGTCGGATGTCGACCCCCGCTATCTGGGCTGGGAGCCCGAAGCGGATCCCAGAAGGCCTCACGTATTCTTCGATGACGGCTGGCGGCCTCCGACTTCGGAGTTCGGGGCCTTCGTTCGACGCACTCGGACGCGCCGCTCCGGCCTGATCGTGCCCATCCGTTACCCCAAGGATTTCGAGGTCGTGTTGCGAGCCCACGCCGACCCCAACGCCGGTCCGTTCGGAGTCGAGCTCGTCGTGAACGGCGCGAGCGCCGGCGTCGTCGAGGCAGTACCTCGCTGGCAGGACTACC contains:
- a CDS encoding aminotransferase class V-fold PLP-dependent enzyme, giving the protein MTLNRRTFLGIAGGCLAAVRSDALAQVRASVAAAASRSAQELARDEDFWFQVRHAFTIDRNSINLNSGSVSPAPRSVQTAMQQYWDVTNMSPSYYVDEMLGPRVEVVRRRLAATFGCDSEEMAITRNTSESMEILQFGLDLAPGDEVLTTTQDYPRMVTTWRQREKRDGIVHRAVPYPTPPSSLDEITRSIEQAITPRTKVILVCHVTYTTGQIFPVREICQMARRRGIETFVDGAHGFAHFPFTRDDLDCDYYGTSLHKWLLAPVGTGFLYVRKEKIPKIWPLMSAPDDRRGDIRKFEEIGTHPIALRGAVTEALTFHDSLGVGRKAARLHYLRRRWTDRLRDLPGVTIWNADEPEQAVGIGAMSLAGIDAEKLTRFLEAKYGIHVRPRFVEDEFSCIRVTPNVFTTLEEIDLFCSAIEDAARNGVAA
- a CDS encoding DUF1801 domain-containing protein translates to MSQLMRFESSVKRDPAIEAWMHQHSGELGRIASRWFEVMRHCGDDVRELLHDGHPTVCVGDAAFAYVNAFKAHVNVGFFRGAEIADPAGLLEGTGKYMRHVKLRPERDVDAAALRKLIETAYRDMKGRLKAG
- a CDS encoding class I SAM-dependent methyltransferase — translated: MLRLTLLSMTTELSPDTETARAFAESWNRLPEGSAYTRAQFLDWLAPLDPETVRGSSVLELGFGNGSLLYHMAGFGPARLVGVELANTLDVARRNLKDFPGSQVELHRGDITRVVLGEFDVVYCIGVLHHLTDPGAGFASVIRHTRPGGRFHCWVYAWEGNAIVRYLVDPLRRVSSRLPWWLTKYALALPLVVPYFAYAKLLRWLWPRGAPRGLRPLLPLHDYSLWIAERELGFFHHVAFDQLVTPTTTYIPREQVEDWLADPRVEPGSGYVIFRNGNSWKFGGRRRSTAQDVNGDAR